A stretch of Paenibacillus mucilaginosus 3016 DNA encodes these proteins:
- a CDS encoding ABC transporter substrate-binding protein, translated as MRRYWLSMLLAAVLLFSGCDMPPGSPAGEEGKSAYGDAEPAQDNRKVRILASYDEQKQVTDSFRRLHPETEVEWIKARSDVFLDILASENPPDIIIMDNGMIAEVNAMDVFEDLSRPPYEAETRHAGFPGLKLDGFRSLDGSRLIAVPKDFPMALTFYREDILAGYGYPVEPEALAAYLEDPRRWLDMAAGLRAAGHWIFNTPGDPVYVAATGRSFFGPDRQYQRSGPMMAEAAEMARTVEKSGLARKLNIWDENGREAIRKGEIVMLFMGEWAANLLKEWDPEHAAQWRMTRLPLGVYGSQGGASFLISKYSRSKQASWDYIQHSMKEEAPYLESLKGREYYDRVPPAWVTPLDSRAHEVWDKQFYDSLAAGRTAAEILSDQEIKVTSTLSKELQIMYEMLEE; from the coding sequence ATGCGCCGTTATTGGTTAAGTATGCTGCTCGCCGCCGTCCTGCTGTTCTCCGGCTGCGACATGCCGCCCGGGAGCCCTGCCGGGGAAGAGGGGAAGTCTGCGTACGGGGATGCCGAACCAGCCCAGGACAACCGGAAGGTGCGGATTCTGGCCTCCTATGATGAGCAGAAGCAGGTGACCGATTCGTTTCGACGGCTTCACCCCGAAACGGAAGTCGAATGGATCAAGGCCCGCAGCGATGTGTTCCTGGACATCCTGGCTTCCGAGAACCCGCCCGATATTATCATCATGGATAACGGAATGATCGCCGAGGTTAACGCGATGGATGTCTTCGAGGATCTGAGCAGGCCTCCGTACGAGGCCGAAACCCGGCACGCCGGGTTCCCGGGGCTCAAGCTGGACGGATTCCGTTCGCTGGACGGCAGCCGGCTGATCGCCGTTCCGAAAGATTTTCCCATGGCCTTAACCTTCTACCGGGAAGATATTCTGGCCGGCTACGGATATCCCGTCGAGCCTGAAGCGCTTGCCGCTTACCTCGAGGACCCGAGGCGCTGGCTCGACATGGCGGCGGGACTGCGCGCCGCCGGTCACTGGATCTTCAACACACCCGGCGACCCGGTCTATGTGGCAGCCACAGGACGAAGCTTCTTCGGCCCGGACCGCCAGTACCAGCGCAGCGGTCCGATGATGGCCGAGGCGGCGGAGATGGCGCGCACCGTGGAGAAGAGCGGTCTGGCCCGGAAGCTGAATATCTGGGACGAGAACGGAAGGGAAGCGATCCGCAAGGGCGAGATCGTCATGCTGTTCATGGGCGAATGGGCGGCCAACCTGCTCAAGGAATGGGATCCCGAGCATGCGGCACAATGGAGAATGACCCGTCTGCCGCTCGGGGTATACGGCAGCCAGGGCGGAGCCTCCTTCCTGATCTCCAAATACAGCCGGAGCAAGCAGGCGTCCTGGGATTATATTCAGCACTCCATGAAAGAAGAAGCGCCGTATCTGGAGAGCCTGAAGGGGCGTGAGTACTATGACCGTGTGCCGCCGGCCTGGGTGACCCCGCTGGACAGCAGAGCCCATGAAGTGTGGGATAAACAGTTCTATGATTCCTTGGCGGCCGGGCGGACGGCGGCCGAAATCCTGTCGGACCAGGAGATCAAGGTGACGTCCACCCTGAGCAAGGAGCTGCAGATCATGTACGAGATGCTGGAAGAGTGA
- a CDS encoding efflux RND transporter permease subunit: MNSLTRFSMKNVAALMIIIAMLFGGGLYAAFKLKIENFPDISFPYVMVTTTYQAAPEDVMEEITKPIEDKVGNMEDLNNMTSTSSDSMSSVILEFKQGVDVDKKKQDVESLMQELNLPSSANPKVSTFGFSSQPAYYLAIYAKDGMSQTELDRIYEDQIEPAFEGIAGVDHIDSVGTRETKMDIELDADALSAYGLTPSGVTEAIQSALNNGPIGTVELSGNEKMARITADVTSVYALQELEITTESGAPLLLGQIAKVQAVMESEFVARLDGHPALGIQLYKTSSANAVDFSADVEGYIEQWKTTMPGVEFKLVYDSADEVEKSIHGLVKEGIIGAVLAAVMILLFLRNLRMTLIVLVSIPLSILVTLLLMMQLDITLNTMTLGGIFIAVGRVVDDSIVVIENIYTELQKAHERGESVILKATSQVAMAITSSTIATCGVFAPIGLVSGIVGEIFRPFAITLVVALMTSLVVAVTVIPMLAKLLVLRDSKLGAGHGHDEVPKGRIMNTYERMLHWSLNNRIKTLLASLLLLVVSIAAIVPNLAVSFVPSGTTARTMYYQLKLPYDTSMNAMDAKTKELEVMMQEAKDSQGGPLFTYIESLVGYGGEDDQVPYKAEIYVEVSPNADPDQVRDEYKELILNELPAGSEVEPRALGGGGGISTTDFSYSLKGDDQDQLEQALAVIREKLETYPELSEIEDSISDSKTQVEITVDQRKARAYGLSAAAVRQSASAWIAEQELGDIKLDNITYTTSVSLAGDDKNSLEKLGIMPLKGSSGTTVYLNEIAKIREVEAPMSIQREAQEQLVSVTAKINSTDKSGIAARVSSELNQLELPDGVSREVKGVSEDINESFSQLFMAMGVAVFMVYLIMVLAFGNASAPFAILFSLPLAAIGGLIGLFISGESLNVTSLIGFMMLIGIVVTNAIVLVDRAQQMRAEGYTVRHALLDAGMVRLRPIIMTAGATIVALLPLALGFSDSGGMISKGLAVVVIGGLTTSTLLTLFVVPIVYELIESMKARLARRFSRNKGAGPDITQTSAGM, translated from the coding sequence GTGAACAGTTTGACCCGGTTTTCCATGAAAAATGTGGCGGCCTTGATGATCATCATCGCCATGCTGTTCGGCGGCGGGCTGTATGCGGCCTTCAAGCTGAAAATCGAGAACTTCCCGGACATCTCGTTCCCGTACGTAATGGTGACCACTACATATCAGGCGGCGCCTGAAGATGTAATGGAGGAGATAACGAAGCCGATTGAGGATAAGGTCGGCAATATGGAAGACCTCAATAACATGACATCCACCTCGAGCGACAGCATGTCCTCCGTGATCCTCGAGTTCAAGCAAGGCGTGGACGTCGACAAGAAAAAGCAGGACGTCGAGAGCCTCATGCAGGAGCTGAATCTTCCAAGCTCCGCCAATCCGAAGGTCTCCACCTTTGGGTTCTCGTCGCAGCCCGCTTATTACCTGGCCATCTACGCCAAGGACGGCATGAGCCAGACGGAGCTGGACCGGATCTACGAAGACCAGATCGAACCGGCCTTCGAAGGGATTGCGGGCGTCGACCATATCGACTCGGTCGGTACGCGTGAGACGAAGATGGACATCGAACTGGACGCCGACGCACTGTCTGCCTACGGGTTGACCCCATCGGGGGTCACGGAGGCGATTCAAAGCGCCTTGAATAACGGTCCGATCGGTACGGTAGAGTTGAGCGGCAACGAGAAAATGGCCCGGATTACCGCGGACGTGACCAGCGTCTATGCCCTGCAGGAGCTGGAGATCACGACGGAGAGCGGCGCCCCATTGCTGCTCGGACAGATTGCCAAAGTGCAGGCCGTGATGGAATCGGAGTTCGTGGCAAGGCTGGACGGACACCCGGCACTCGGTATTCAGTTGTATAAAACAAGCTCTGCGAACGCGGTGGATTTCTCGGCCGATGTGGAGGGGTACATCGAGCAGTGGAAGACGACCATGCCCGGCGTGGAATTCAAGCTCGTGTATGACAGCGCGGATGAAGTGGAGAAATCGATCCACGGTCTTGTGAAGGAAGGGATTATCGGCGCGGTATTGGCCGCCGTCATGATTCTGCTGTTCCTGAGAAACCTGCGTATGACGCTGATCGTTCTCGTCTCGATTCCGCTTTCGATTCTCGTCACCCTGCTGCTGATGATGCAGCTGGATATCACACTGAATACGATGACCCTCGGCGGTATATTCATCGCGGTAGGACGGGTCGTTGACGATAGTATCGTAGTTATCGAGAATATTTATACAGAGCTACAGAAGGCGCATGAACGGGGAGAATCGGTTATTCTGAAGGCCACATCGCAGGTGGCGATGGCGATTACCTCCTCGACGATAGCCACCTGCGGTGTATTCGCACCGATCGGTCTGGTCAGCGGGATTGTGGGCGAGATTTTCCGTCCGTTCGCCATTACGCTTGTCGTCGCCCTGATGACTTCCCTGGTTGTTGCGGTGACGGTCATTCCTATGCTGGCCAAGCTGCTGGTGCTGCGCGACTCCAAATTGGGTGCGGGACACGGCCATGACGAAGTGCCGAAGGGCCGGATCATGAATACCTACGAGCGCATGCTGCACTGGAGCCTGAACAACCGGATCAAGACGCTGCTGGCTTCCCTGCTGCTCCTGGTCGTATCGATTGCGGCCATCGTGCCGAATCTGGCCGTATCGTTCGTCCCGTCGGGAACGACGGCCCGGACGATGTATTACCAGCTGAAGCTGCCATATGATACTTCGATGAATGCGATGGATGCGAAGACCAAGGAACTCGAAGTCATGATGCAGGAGGCGAAGGACAGCCAGGGCGGACCGCTGTTCACTTACATTGAGTCGCTTGTCGGCTACGGCGGCGAAGACGACCAGGTGCCTTACAAGGCGGAGATTTATGTAGAGGTCTCCCCGAACGCCGATCCGGATCAAGTCAGAGATGAATACAAAGAACTTATTCTCAACGAGCTTCCGGCCGGTTCCGAAGTCGAACCCCGCGCTTTGGGCGGAGGAGGAGGCATCTCCACGACGGACTTCTCGTACTCGCTGAAAGGGGATGATCAAGACCAGCTGGAGCAGGCCTTGGCCGTCATCCGCGAGAAGCTCGAAACGTATCCGGAGCTCTCCGAGATCGAAGACAGCATCAGTGATTCCAAGACGCAGGTGGAGATCACGGTCGACCAGCGCAAAGCCAGAGCCTACGGTCTCAGCGCTGCGGCTGTCCGGCAGAGTGCCAGCGCCTGGATTGCCGAGCAGGAGCTTGGCGACATCAAGCTGGACAACATCACCTACACCACCAGCGTATCCCTTGCGGGAGATGACAAGAACTCGCTGGAGAAACTCGGCATCATGCCGCTCAAGGGCTCTTCCGGCACAACGGTATATCTGAACGAGATTGCCAAAATCCGTGAAGTCGAAGCTCCGATGAGCATCCAGCGGGAAGCACAAGAGCAGCTCGTAAGTGTTACGGCGAAGATCAATTCGACCGATAAAAGCGGCATAGCCGCCCGCGTCTCCAGTGAGCTGAATCAATTGGAGCTGCCGGATGGGGTTTCGCGCGAAGTCAAAGGGGTATCCGAGGACATTAACGAGAGCTTCTCCCAGCTCTTCATGGCTATGGGGGTAGCGGTATTCATGGTGTACCTGATCATGGTCCTGGCGTTCGGGAATGCCAGCGCACCGTTCGCGATTCTCTTCTCTCTGCCGCTTGCGGCCATCGGCGGCCTGATCGGCCTGTTCATCAGCGGAGAATCGCTCAACGTGACCTCGCTGATCGGCTTCATGATGCTGATCGGGATCGTGGTCACGAACGCGATCGTACTGGTTGACCGTGCGCAGCAGATGCGGGCCGAAGGGTATACCGTCCGGCACGCCCTGCTGGATGCCGGCATGGTCCGGCTGCGACCGATCATCATGACCGCCGGCGCGACGATCGTCGCCCTGCTCCCGCTGGCTCTCGGCTTCTCCGACAGCGGCGGTATGATCTCCAAGGGCCTCGCCGTAGTGGTCATCGGCGGACTCACGACATCCACGCTGCTGACGCTGTTCGTCGTGCCGATCGTCTACGAGCTGATCGAATCCATGAAAGCCCGGCTGGCACGCCGTTTCTCGAGAAATAAGGGCGCCGGTCCGGATATCACCCAGACTTCGGCAGGAATGTGA
- a CDS encoding efflux RND transporter periplasmic adaptor subunit, with the protein MNPVFQSNRNSKRRYAQTLGILLLASSVAAACSPPGAPAAPAAQGETKQKPVKTAKVERHLVADPREQLADVVASVKLDVITKAGGQVTEVLKSKGEAVKAGEVLFRIDSRSAVSAVQKNEVALRSAEQTLDKSREDLKNSRTELLNAIEKAQQTLDDAKKNHNKMMNDYDNGLVTKRQLEQSEETVSNAERDLGIQNDKLKSLDSTNSLASQESQLESNRIAIADAQRDLENYEVKAPADGILTDFTVEKGMTVSQNFTAGQVQSGGAVKFKTELTESAYAAVKNKKELTFYAPAQPDLKEKAVITFLSGVVNAQTKTYTMELQAVNPQGSYAAGSRVLLQLTDEAEETVVAVPTLSIVREGSDAFVYVLNGDKAEKRAIKTGRVKDVYQEVLQGLKEGETIITSGMAQLKDGQTVTTAAASATPAAGSAEAPAAAAAEKK; encoded by the coding sequence ATGAATCCAGTATTTCAATCCAATCGAAATTCTAAACGGCGTTACGCCCAGACCTTAGGTATTCTTCTTCTGGCATCCTCGGTGGCGGCTGCGTGCTCGCCGCCGGGAGCCCCAGCCGCACCGGCGGCGCAGGGAGAAACGAAACAGAAGCCGGTGAAGACAGCCAAGGTGGAGCGGCATCTGGTCGCCGATCCGCGTGAGCAGCTGGCTGATGTGGTCGCCAGCGTCAAGCTGGATGTCATCACGAAGGCCGGCGGCCAAGTGACTGAGGTGCTGAAGAGCAAGGGGGAAGCGGTGAAGGCCGGAGAAGTGCTCTTCCGGATCGATTCCCGAAGTGCCGTTTCGGCGGTGCAGAAGAATGAGGTGGCTCTGCGAAGCGCCGAGCAGACGCTTGATAAGTCCAGGGAGGATCTGAAGAACTCCCGGACCGAGCTTCTGAATGCCATTGAGAAGGCACAGCAGACGCTCGACGATGCGAAGAAGAACCATAACAAAATGATGAACGACTACGATAACGGCCTGGTGACCAAACGCCAGCTGGAGCAGTCGGAGGAGACGGTGTCGAACGCCGAACGCGATCTGGGCATACAGAACGACAAGCTGAAGTCCCTGGATTCCACGAACTCGCTTGCGTCACAAGAGTCCCAGCTCGAATCGAATCGTATAGCGATCGCGGATGCGCAGCGTGATCTCGAGAACTATGAGGTGAAGGCTCCGGCGGACGGCATTCTTACGGACTTTACTGTAGAGAAGGGCATGACGGTCTCCCAGAACTTCACGGCAGGCCAGGTGCAGAGCGGCGGAGCGGTCAAGTTCAAGACCGAGCTCACCGAGTCGGCTTACGCGGCCGTCAAGAACAAGAAGGAGCTGACCTTCTACGCTCCGGCCCAGCCTGATCTGAAGGAGAAGGCGGTCATTACCTTCCTGAGCGGTGTGGTGAACGCCCAGACGAAGACCTACACGATGGAGCTGCAGGCAGTGAACCCGCAGGGCAGTTATGCGGCGGGCAGCCGGGTGCTGCTCCAACTGACGGACGAGGCGGAAGAGACGGTCGTCGCTGTACCGACGCTCAGCATCGTCCGGGAAGGCTCCGACGCCTTCGTCTATGTGCTGAACGGCGACAAGGCCGAGAAGCGCGCGATCAAGACGGGACGGGTCAAGGACGTGTACCAGGAAGTGCTCCAGGGGCTGAAGGAAGGCGAGACGATCATCACCTCGGGCATGGCGCAGCTGAAGGATGGGCAGACCGTAACCACGGCTGCCGCCTCCGCTACGCCTGCTGCAGGATCCGCCGAAGCACCGGCCGCAGCCGCTGCCGAGAAGAAATAA
- a CDS encoding CapA family protein, whose amino-acid sequence MPAELTIAAVGDILISQRIIASASVPGRIRKNFAPLLRHVAPILRRADLTIGNLEIPLAGPEERYTRKSAATGFFTFNAPDELAADLKEAGFDLLVTANNHCLDRGLEGLQRTLDVLDEAGLSHTGTYRTPEEAERPWIGEIRGIRVGVLAYSKSTNKIPIPKGSEWCVSLLDESRMVQEIRALRLLTDVLVVCPHWGREYTHEPVNIQKRLMRRLLSAGADLVLGSHPHVIQPALRTPKQAALYSLGNFISPTLMKRPATRSGLIFVARIVKEDDGTVWIRSADYVPTWTRRMGRGAAMRYEVIPSAPVGLAAGRRFGLSRREEREFAGVVRHTMKVLRTPVRR is encoded by the coding sequence ATGCCGGCAGAGCTGACCATTGCCGCCGTCGGAGACATTCTCATCTCCCAGCGGATCATTGCCTCCGCCTCCGTGCCGGGCCGCATCCGGAAGAATTTCGCCCCGCTGCTGAGGCATGTCGCCCCGATCCTGCGCAGGGCGGATCTGACCATCGGCAACCTAGAGATTCCGCTGGCCGGACCGGAAGAACGCTATACGCGGAAGTCGGCGGCTACCGGTTTTTTTACATTCAATGCGCCGGACGAACTGGCTGCCGACCTGAAGGAGGCGGGCTTCGATCTGCTCGTCACCGCGAACAACCACTGTCTGGACCGGGGGCTGGAGGGGCTGCAGCGGACACTGGATGTACTGGACGAGGCAGGTCTGTCGCATACCGGCACCTACCGGACGCCGGAGGAAGCGGAGCGGCCCTGGATCGGTGAGATCCGCGGGATCCGGGTCGGCGTGCTCGCTTACTCAAAGAGCACCAACAAGATACCGATCCCGAAGGGGAGCGAATGGTGCGTCAGCCTGCTGGACGAAAGCCGGATGGTGCAGGAGATCCGGGCGCTGCGGCTCCTGACGGATGTGCTTGTCGTGTGTCCGCATTGGGGGCGGGAATATACCCATGAGCCGGTCAACATTCAGAAGAGGTTGATGCGGCGCCTGCTGTCCGCCGGAGCGGATCTCGTCCTCGGCTCGCATCCGCATGTGATCCAGCCGGCCCTCCGGACGCCGAAGCAGGCGGCCTTGTACTCCCTCGGCAACTTCATCTCCCCAACCCTGATGAAGCGGCCCGCGACCCGCAGCGGCCTGATCTTCGTCGCCCGTATCGTCAAGGAGGATGACGGGACTGTCTGGATCCGCAGCGCCGACTATGTGCCTACCTGGACCCGCAGGATGGGCAGGGGAGCCGCCATGCGGTATGAGGTGATCCCTTCGGCGCCCGTTGGGCTCGCAGCCGGCCGGCGGTTCGGCCTGAGCCGCCGGGAGGAGCGGGAGTTCGCCGGGGTGGTGCGCCATACGATGAAGGTGCTCCGGACGCCGGTCAGGCGATAA
- a CDS encoding MBL fold metallo-hydrolase → MDNPMKDTRMPMTSVRSGEGTEVLKDLYAYTVKIVNVVYAGSPERPGDGWVLMDAGLPGSAEELIGEAEARFGPGARPQAILLTHGHFDHAGAVVELAQHWQVPVYAHEAELPFVTGRSRYPDADPGVEGGLLAKIAGWFPNEPVNLEGHVHPLPADGTVPGLPGWRWIHTPGHTPGHVSFFRDADRALVAGDAFVNVRQDKLYQVLTQMEQLSGPPRYFTPDWPSAGESVRKLAALQPRTAVTGHGEPLAGEAFTAGLAELAAQFERVAVPDYGRYVDGKR, encoded by the coding sequence GTGGATAATCCGATGAAGGATACGCGGATGCCGATGACCTCGGTCCGCAGCGGGGAGGGCACCGAGGTGCTGAAGGATCTCTACGCGTACACCGTCAAGATCGTGAATGTCGTCTATGCCGGTTCGCCGGAGCGTCCCGGGGACGGCTGGGTGCTGATGGACGCCGGACTTCCCGGGAGTGCGGAGGAGCTGATCGGCGAGGCCGAAGCCCGGTTCGGCCCAGGGGCCCGGCCGCAGGCCATCCTGTTGACTCACGGCCACTTCGATCATGCAGGCGCCGTGGTCGAACTGGCGCAGCATTGGCAGGTGCCCGTGTACGCCCACGAGGCCGAGCTGCCGTTCGTCACGGGGCGCTCGCGCTACCCGGATGCCGATCCGGGCGTGGAGGGCGGGCTGCTGGCCAAGATCGCGGGCTGGTTCCCGAATGAGCCGGTGAATCTGGAGGGGCACGTCCATCCGCTGCCGGCCGATGGTACCGTACCGGGGCTGCCGGGCTGGCGCTGGATTCACACACCGGGCCATACACCGGGACATGTGTCGTTCTTCCGCGACGCGGACCGCGCCCTGGTCGCGGGAGACGCGTTCGTTAACGTCCGTCAGGACAAGCTGTACCAGGTCCTGACGCAGATGGAGCAGCTCAGCGGACCGCCGAGGTATTTCACTCCGGACTGGCCGTCCGCAGGAGAATCGGTGCGGAAGCTGGCGGCACTGCAGCCCCGCACAGCCGTCACGGGCCACGGGGAGCCGCTGGCCGGAGAGGCTTTTACAGCCGGGCTCGCGGAGCTGGCGGCCCAATTCGAGCGCGTGGCCGTTCCGGATTACGGGCGCTATGTTGACGGGAAGCGGTGA
- a CDS encoding PH domain-containing protein, which yields MTRFRSDKDKRFAAVHWTVILVLLAIFGMCFPTGWWPAGMLPLGAAAFFLWAWYGTWYELRGAELLIRSGPVKRRIPVAAIRLVRRTNQALSAPALSLRRLEIVHEQGSILISPAEPVRFIDGLLGLNPRIKADYGT from the coding sequence ATGACACGCTTCCGAAGCGATAAAGACAAGCGCTTCGCAGCCGTTCACTGGACTGTGATCCTGGTTCTTCTGGCGATATTCGGGATGTGCTTCCCGACCGGCTGGTGGCCCGCAGGTATGCTGCCTCTTGGTGCCGCGGCCTTCTTCCTGTGGGCCTGGTACGGCACATGGTATGAACTGCGCGGTGCCGAGCTCCTGATCCGGTCAGGTCCGGTGAAGCGGCGGATTCCCGTAGCCGCGATCCGCCTCGTCCGGCGGACGAACCAGGCCCTCTCCGCCCCGGCCCTCTCGCTCCGCAGGCTGGAGATCGTGCACGAGCAGGGAAGCATCCTGATCTCGCCGGCAGAACCGGTGAGGTTCATTGACGGTCTGCTCGGGCTCAATCCCCGGATCAAGGCCGATTACGGAACATAA
- a CDS encoding VanW family protein, giving the protein MIKHRIGKTFPWLYEVRMRQLQWARRWADRRSGVRFARVQRQEPLASITARHRSVLRRRLAGTDPQLQENKIVNLRLSLPLIDGLVLRPGETFSFWDRIGRTTPERGYAEGLMLSRGEVRSGPGGGLCQLANLLFWLGLHSSLTVAERHHHSFDLFPDERRTVPFGSGTSVFYNYVDLRLRNDTEREYQFRVWLTDEYLAGELRSSSEEAWVYRVEERKHRLFERGGRRYRSNEIWRLRLDRSGQQVLGEEKLLDNLAEVRYRTREGTGMEQQG; this is encoded by the coding sequence ATGATCAAACACCGCATCGGCAAAACCTTTCCATGGCTCTATGAAGTGCGCATGAGGCAGCTGCAGTGGGCGCGCCGGTGGGCGGACCGGCGGAGCGGGGTGCGTTTCGCGCGGGTGCAGCGGCAGGAGCCTTTGGCCAGCATAACCGCCAGACACAGGTCGGTGCTCCGCAGGAGGCTGGCGGGCACCGATCCGCAGCTGCAGGAGAACAAGATCGTGAACCTTCGGCTCAGTCTGCCGCTGATCGACGGGCTCGTCCTCCGTCCCGGCGAGACGTTCTCGTTCTGGGACCGGATCGGGCGGACAACGCCCGAGCGCGGATATGCGGAAGGGCTCATGCTCTCCCGGGGCGAGGTGCGCAGCGGGCCGGGCGGCGGGCTGTGCCAGCTGGCCAACCTGCTGTTCTGGCTCGGGCTGCATTCGTCTCTTACCGTGGCGGAGCGTCATCATCACAGCTTCGACCTGTTCCCGGATGAGAGGAGGACCGTCCCGTTCGGCAGCGGGACCAGCGTGTTCTACAACTATGTCGACCTTCGTCTGCGCAACGATACGGAGAGGGAGTATCAATTCCGGGTGTGGCTGACGGATGAATATCTGGCCGGCGAGCTGCGGAGCTCCTCCGAGGAGGCTTGGGTCTACCGGGTCGAGGAGAGGAAGCACCGGTTGTTCGAGCGCGGAGGTCGCCGGTACCGCAGCAACGAAATCTGGCGGCTGCGGCTCGACCGCAGCGGTCAGCAGGTGCTGGGGGAAGAAAAGCTGCTGGATAATCTCGCGGAAGTCCGCTACCGGACAAGGGAGGGGACCGGCATGGAGCAGCAGGGTTGA
- a CDS encoding alkaline phosphatase PhoX → MDKKLQGMNRREFLKAGGAGTLALALGSAGLFSFDAKALAQADTEAKRSFGGYGPLVKDPGGLLDLPEGFQYRIISEEGGRMTNGTAVPGAFDGMAAFQGRHNSVVLVRNHELSSNAKYPVIGKNPYDKNAAGGTTTLVVDANRKLVSEVVSSSGTIRNCAGGATPWGTWLTCEETASGEHGYVFEVNPDDPENELSKTPIRDMGFFSHEACDVDPATGIVYLTEDASPSFLYRYIPNDRRQQPGALQKGGILQAAAIEEKSNTEAAVFKPGQQFAVVWRDLNPEEAQADAMNKGCIRFSRLEGSHFEGGVFWFDDTSAGEKKLGRIYRYIPSTNSLELFYEASDANLMEMPDNICITPWGDLWFVEDGGGADRLLGITPEREIYTFAANRLNNSELCGPTFSPDGKTLFVNIQSPGITFAIWGPFARNNPGRRRVMSHAEPPSYFAPQMTDKLIGFAEAQGISLLEAAALQRHGVTI, encoded by the coding sequence TTGGACAAGAAGCTGCAAGGAATGAACCGCAGGGAATTCTTGAAGGCCGGCGGTGCCGGCACGCTCGCCCTGGCCCTCGGCTCGGCAGGACTGTTCTCCTTCGACGCCAAGGCCCTCGCCCAAGCGGACACCGAGGCGAAGCGATCTTTTGGCGGCTACGGTCCGCTGGTGAAGGACCCCGGCGGTCTGCTTGACCTGCCTGAGGGCTTCCAGTACCGGATTATTTCGGAGGAAGGGGGCAGGATGACGAACGGAACGGCGGTCCCCGGAGCCTTCGACGGCATGGCCGCTTTCCAGGGACGCCACAACTCCGTCGTGCTCGTGCGCAACCACGAACTGAGCTCTAACGCGAAGTATCCGGTCATCGGTAAGAACCCTTACGACAAGAATGCAGCCGGTGGAACCACCACCCTCGTGGTCGATGCGAACCGCAAGCTGGTCTCCGAGGTCGTCAGCTCTTCCGGAACGATCCGCAACTGTGCGGGAGGGGCGACGCCGTGGGGGACCTGGCTGACCTGTGAGGAGACGGCAAGCGGCGAGCACGGCTATGTCTTCGAGGTGAATCCGGACGATCCGGAGAACGAGCTGTCAAAGACGCCGATCCGCGACATGGGCTTCTTCTCCCACGAAGCCTGTGACGTCGATCCGGCAACCGGCATCGTCTACCTCACGGAAGACGCCTCCCCAAGCTTCCTGTACCGTTATATCCCGAATGACCGCCGGCAGCAGCCGGGGGCCCTGCAGAAGGGCGGTATCCTCCAGGCCGCCGCAATCGAGGAAAAGTCGAACACGGAAGCGGCCGTCTTCAAGCCGGGCCAGCAGTTCGCCGTCGTCTGGCGCGATCTGAACCCCGAAGAAGCGCAAGCCGATGCGATGAACAAGGGCTGTATCCGGTTCTCCCGGCTCGAGGGCTCCCACTTCGAAGGCGGCGTCTTCTGGTTCGACGACACGTCGGCCGGCGAGAAGAAGCTCGGGCGGATCTACCGCTACATCCCGTCCACGAACTCGCTGGAGCTCTTCTATGAGGCCTCCGATGCGAACCTGATGGAGATGCCGGATAATATCTGCATCACGCCGTGGGGCGATCTGTGGTTCGTCGAAGACGGCGGGGGTGCTGACCGCCTGCTCGGCATCACACCGGAGCGCGAGATCTATACGTTTGCCGCGAACCGGCTCAATAACTCCGAGCTGTGCGGCCCGACCTTCTCCCCGGACGGGAAGACGCTGTTCGTCAATATCCAGAGCCCCGGCATCACGTTCGCGATCTGGGGGCCGTTCGCCCGCAATAATCCGGGCCGCCGCCGGGTGATGAGCCACGCCGAGCCTCCGTCCTACTTTGCTCCGCAGATGACGGACAAGCTCATCGGCTTCGCCGAAGCCCAGGGCATCTCCCTGCTCGAAGCCGCTGCACTGCAGCGCCACGGGGTAACGATCTGA
- a CDS encoding GNAT family N-acetyltransferase produces the protein MGMLKLVRPSWEHKKAYTSFYEEWRESGEDMVPWVIARDPYAYGDMLRFLEDGERPELAPPNFVSHSTYWLLDGAERVVGASNLRHSLNEKLLRSGGHIGYGIRPSDRGRGCASELLRLTLDRAHERGIGRVLVVCDRGNTASERVIVKNGGVFESEHTEENGNVVRRFWIGGA, from the coding sequence ATGGGCATGCTCAAGCTGGTGCGGCCTTCGTGGGAGCACAAGAAAGCTTACACTTCCTTCTATGAAGAGTGGCGGGAGAGCGGAGAGGATATGGTTCCTTGGGTGATCGCAAGGGACCCGTATGCGTACGGCGATATGCTGCGGTTTCTCGAAGACGGAGAGCGGCCCGAGCTGGCGCCGCCGAATTTCGTATCCCATTCGACCTATTGGCTGCTGGACGGGGCGGAACGGGTGGTCGGGGCGTCGAACCTGCGCCACTCCCTGAATGAGAAGCTACTGCGCAGCGGAGGCCATATCGGATACGGCATCCGTCCCTCCGACCGGGGCCGGGGCTGCGCTTCGGAGCTGCTGCGGCTTACGCTGGACCGGGCTCATGAGCGGGGCATCGGCCGTGTGCTTGTGGTCTGCGACCGGGGGAACACAGCGTCGGAGAGGGTGATCGTGAAGAACGGGGGCGTTTTCGAGTCCGAACATACGGAGGAGAACGGGAATGTGGTGCGCCGGTTTTGGATCGGAGGTGCCTAA